A stretch of the Pseudomonas sp. ACM7 genome encodes the following:
- a CDS encoding ABC transporter ATP-binding protein codes for MAEIRLQHLAHSYTRTPTGPEDYAIREMDHVWEQGGAYALLGPSGCGKSTLLNIISGLLSPSQGQVLFDSKVVNDLTPEKRNIAQVFQFPVVYDTMTVFDNLAFPLRNQGMAEAKIHSKVQEIAEVLDLQTLLSKKARNLTADEKQKVSMGRGLVRDDVSAILFDEPLTVIDPHLKWKLRRKLKQIHEQFNITMVYVTHDQLEASTFADKIAVMYGGQIVQFGTPRELFERPSHTFVGYFIGSPGMNLIEVQPQPGGVGFASTHLPLSDAQQKRIAESEWKTLKVGIRPEFVHVWDEPFDEAMQAPVVHVEDLGTYKIMTLNLDGAPLKVRLAEDKPVPEGTAYISFPAQWLMVYADEYLLET; via the coding sequence ATGGCCGAAATTCGTTTGCAGCACCTCGCCCACAGTTACACCCGCACGCCGACTGGCCCCGAGGATTATGCGATTCGTGAGATGGACCACGTCTGGGAGCAGGGCGGTGCTTATGCGCTGCTCGGGCCTTCGGGCTGCGGCAAGTCGACCTTGCTCAACATCATTTCGGGGCTGCTCAGTCCGTCTCAGGGCCAGGTGCTGTTCGACAGCAAAGTGGTCAACGACCTGACCCCCGAGAAGCGCAACATCGCTCAGGTTTTCCAGTTTCCGGTGGTCTACGACACCATGACGGTGTTCGACAACTTGGCCTTCCCATTGCGTAATCAGGGCATGGCAGAAGCAAAAATTCACAGCAAGGTGCAGGAAATCGCCGAAGTTCTCGACCTCCAGACGCTGCTGAGCAAGAAGGCGCGCAACCTTACCGCCGATGAAAAACAGAAAGTCTCCATGGGCCGTGGGCTGGTGCGCGATGACGTGTCGGCGATCCTGTTCGATGAGCCGCTGACCGTGATCGACCCGCACCTGAAGTGGAAGCTGAGGCGCAAGCTCAAGCAGATCCACGAGCAGTTCAACATTACCATGGTCTACGTCACCCACGATCAGCTTGAAGCCTCGACCTTCGCCGACAAGATCGCGGTGATGTACGGCGGGCAGATTGTGCAATTCGGTACGCCGAGAGAACTGTTCGAGCGGCCGAGCCACACCTTTGTCGGCTATTTCATCGGTAGTCCGGGGATGAATCTGATCGAGGTTCAGCCGCAGCCAGGCGGTGTCGGTTTCGCCTCGACTCATTTGCCACTTTCCGATGCTCAACAGAAACGCATCGCCGAGTCCGAGTGGAAAACCCTGAAGGTCGGCATCCGTCCAGAGTTCGTGCACGTGTGGGACGAGCCGTTTGATGAGGCGATGCAGGCACCGGTCGTACACGTCGAAGACCTTGGCACCTACAAGATCATGACCCTGAACCTCGACGGCGCCCCTTTGAAAGTGCGCCTGGCCGAAGACAAGCCAGTGCCTGAGGGAACCGCCTACATCAGCTTCCCGGCTCAATGGTTGATGGTGTATGCCGACGAATATCTCCTGGAGACGTAG
- a CDS encoding carbohydrate ABC transporter permease: MNKVQNNKAWWLVLPVFLLVAFSAVIPMMTVVNYSVQDIFDQSSRYFVGADWYKQVLLDPRLHDSLLRQFIYSGCVLLIEIPLGIAIALTMPTKGRWSSLVLIILAIPLLIPWNVVGTIWQIFGRADIGLLGASLKAMGLNYNYAANTMDAWVTVLVMDVWHWTSLVALLCFSGLRAIPDVYYQAARIDRASAWAVFRHIQLPKLKSVLLIAVMLRFMDSFMIYTEPFVLTGGGPGNATTFLSQTLTQMAIGQFDLGPAAAFSLVYFLIILLVSWLFYTAMTHSDANR; encoded by the coding sequence ATGAACAAGGTGCAGAACAACAAGGCCTGGTGGCTGGTGTTGCCGGTGTTTTTGCTGGTGGCGTTCAGTGCGGTGATCCCGATGATGACGGTGGTCAACTACTCGGTGCAGGACATCTTCGACCAGTCCAGCCGCTACTTCGTCGGCGCCGACTGGTACAAGCAAGTGCTGCTCGATCCGCGCCTGCATGACTCTTTACTGCGCCAGTTCATCTACTCCGGCTGTGTGCTGCTGATCGAAATCCCGCTGGGCATCGCCATCGCCCTGACCATGCCGACCAAGGGTCGTTGGTCGTCGCTGGTGCTGATCATTCTGGCGATTCCGTTGCTGATTCCGTGGAACGTGGTCGGCACCATCTGGCAGATCTTCGGTCGGGCGGACATTGGATTGCTCGGCGCCAGCCTCAAGGCCATGGGCCTGAACTACAACTACGCGGCCAACACCATGGACGCTTGGGTCACGGTGCTGGTGATGGACGTCTGGCACTGGACGTCGTTGGTGGCGCTGTTGTGTTTCTCGGGGCTGCGGGCGATTCCGGACGTGTACTACCAGGCGGCGCGGATTGATCGGGCATCGGCCTGGGCGGTTTTCCGACACATCCAGTTGCCCAAGCTCAAGAGCGTGCTGTTGATCGCGGTGATGTTGCGGTTCATGGACAGTTTCATGATCTACACCGAGCCGTTTGTGCTGACCGGTGGCGGTCCGGGGAATGCCACGACGTTCTTGAGCCAGACCCTGACGCAAATGGCGATCGGGCAGTTCGACCTCGGCCCGGCAGCGGCTTTCTCACTGGTGTACTTCCTGATCATCTTGTTGGTGTCCTGGCTGTTCTATACGGCCATGACTCACTCTGACGCCAACCGCTGA